Within the Mesobacillus boroniphilus genome, the region CTTGCTGCCAGCTTAGGTTTAGGACATGAAATGCTGACACAGTTAGGCGGGTATACACCAAAGGTAAAACCAGAAAACATTGTCATTATCGGGGCTCGTGCTTTGGATGATGGTGAAAAAGACCTGATCAAGGAACTAGGCATCAAGGTGTTCACCATGCATGAAGTTGATCGGCTCGGTATGGCTACGGTCATTGAGGAAACAGTCAACTATCTTAAAGATAAGACAGATGGCGTCCATCTTTCACTTGATCTGGATGGGCTGGATCCTACAGATGCTCCTGGTGTCGGTACGCCGGTAACTGGAGGCATCAGTTACCGTGAGAGTCACCTGGCGATGGAGATGCTGGCTGAAGCAAAAATCATCACTTCAGCTGAATTCGTCGAAGTGAATCCAATCCTTGATGAAAAGAACAAGACGGCTGTCGCGGCAGTAGCGTTGATGGGGTCTTTATTTGGAGAGAAACTTTTGTAATGTTTAAGTAGTTTTAGAATAGACCTATATTAGTGAGAAAAAAATAGGAGCAGCGGCCAAGTCTGGCTGCTGCTCTCTTATTATTAATATAGAAATGTCTTTTTGGAAGATAAGTGATAATATTTATTTAATAAATGGTCGAGTTTAGAACTGATGTCTACAACACGTTGATTAGACAGCGAGGTTTTTGCGGCTAATTCAACCATCTCTTTACGGCAATTTTCAATATCCTTCAACAACGTTTCTGCACACATTGATTGGATCCTCGCTTTCACTGAAATATAGTCCATTTATACCCCTAAAAAAACTTTTTAAACCAAACTGGTAAAGATTTGTTAATATTAACTTATCGTGTTTTTTAGACTTTTTTCGCAAAATAAGTCAGTTGGTAGATGATTTTGTCAATTTCATACATAAATAAAGTTTTTATAAAAAAAACGAAACCTTTTACGGAATCGATTCGTATATCGATTAGCCGCATGAAGCGCGGAGGTAAAATAATGGAGACAATCGTAAAACACAGAATAAAACAGGTAATCAAGGGAGACCAGAATGCCTATGGTGAGATAGTTGAGGTATACAAGGACAAGGTTTTCCAACTTTGCTACCGTATGCTCGGGAATAGGCACGAGGCAGAAGATATTGCACAGGAGGCTTTTATCCGTGCATATATCAATATTAACAGCTTCAATCAAAACTTGAAGTTTTCAACATGGCTGTATAGAATTGCCACAAACCTATGTATTGACCGGATCCGCAAAAAGAAACCAGATTATTTTCTTGATGCGGAAGTACCTGGAACAGAGGGTCTGACAATGTATTCCCAAGTCCCATCAGAAACTCCTTTGCCAGAGGATGAGGTTGAAAGCATCGAATTGCAGGATACGATCCAAAAAGAAATTTCAAAACTACCCGATAAATACAGGTCGGTAATCGTATTAAAGTATATTGAAGAACTTAGCCTGAATGAGATCAGTGAAATACTGGATTTGCCGCTAGGCACAGTGAAGACGAGGATCCATCGGGGGAGAGAAGCCTTAAGGCAGCAGCTGCGACACGTATAAGGTGAGGTGAAAGAATATGAAATGTTCCGAACAAATTATTGACTATATGCATGAATACTTAGATGAAGAAATCTCCGAAGAACATGAAAAGATTTTAAGAGAGCATCTGCAAAGCTGTTCAGATTGCCAGGAATACTTCAGGGAGCTGAATAAAGCAATAGCTCTTGTGCAGAGCACTTCTCACATCCAGGCATCAGATGACTTTACTTCGAAGGTAATGGCGGGCCTGCCAAAGGAAAAGAAGAAGACGGAAATTCAGCGGTGGTTCAGGAGCCACCCGCTGTTAACAGCTGCCTCACTATTCCTGGCGTTAATGACTGGCAGCATCTTTTCAACATGGAACGAAGAACACCAGTTTTCAGTATCAAAGCAGCCTAATCTGATTGTCGAAAATGATACAGTAATCGTGCCTGAAGGGGAAGTCGTCAAGGGTGATGTCGTTGTCAGGAATGGCAAGGTGAAAATTGAAGGCGAGGTCCAGGGTAATGTCACAGTGATCAACGGTGAGTTGATTAACGGTGAGAAATACCTGGCAGCAGCTGGCAATGTCACCGGTGAAATAACCGAGGTCAATGAAGTGTTCGAGTGGATTTGGTACCATATTAAAAAGACAGCTAAAAGCACGGCAGATCTTTTTGAGAACGACGAAAAGGAACAGTCATTCCAATAGGAATGGCTGTTTTTTAAGGGCCATTTTAAAAAGGATTAAATGATAGTCAGCAGACAAGGACTCTGCAGATGACATATTATTAATTTGAACAATGCTTATGTTATAATAAAAAAGTTATCTTTGATTATAGGCTGAAGTGCATTGGTCATCTTCCGCTTTTTTAAAAATACTAAAAGGCTGATTGAACATTCAGGAAGGTTTGCAACTTTCTGAAACAGTCTTACTAAACTACTGGAGGAAGTGCAATGTCGTTTGCGGATTTCGATTTTTTAGAATATCTAGCTAATATTGTTGACATTCTCCTGGTTTGGTTCGTCATTTATAAGCTGATTGCGATAATTCGAGGGACGAAGGCTGTCCAGCTTTTAAAAGGGATTTTTGTCATCCTGATCGTAAAGTTTGTCAGTGATTTCTTCGGATTGAATACTCTTAGCTGGATGATGGAGCAAGTACTAACCTGGGGATTCCTGGCCATTATCATCATCTTCCAGCCCGAATTGCGGCGGGCACTTGAACAGCTCGGCAGAGGACGGCTTTTTTCCAGATCTGGGCTGCAGGAAGAGGAAGACGAAGAGAAGATGGTGGAGGCCATTATCAAGGCAACCGATTATATGGCTAAGCGCCGGATCGGAGCATTGATCTCAATTGAAAGAGAAACAGGAATGAGTGATTACATAGAAACAGGCATCCAGCTTCAATCCAGAATCTCCTCTGAACTGTTGATTAATCTTTTTATACCGAATACACCGCTTCATGATGGAGCTGTAGTCATACAGAAAAACATCGTGGCCGCGGCTGCTTGTTATTTGCCGCTGTCGGAAAGTCCGTTCATTTCGAAAGAGCTGGGCACTAGGCACAGGGCTGCTCTCGGAATCAGTGAAGTAACCGACAGTATCACGATCGTCGTTTCTGAAGAAACAGGGAGTGTATCGGTTACACGGAATGGCGAACTTTACAGGGACTTGAGCGGGGAAACGCTAAGGGAACTGCTAACAGCCGAGCTAATCTCGCCATCAAGAATCAAGCAGGCAGCTTCTACCCGCTGGAATTGGAGGGGGAAGAAAAATGGATAAATGGATGGATAATCCCTGGTTCATAAAAGTAGTTGCCCTGGTCCTTGCCGTCCTGCTCTTTGGATCTGTACCTAAAAACGATCCGGATAAGCCTGGTGATGTGAATGTGCCATCAGATGAAAAGGTGGAGACGATTGATGACGTCCCAGTAAAAAGGGTTTATGATACTGACACTTTGGTCGTATCCGGTGTTCCCGAAACTGTTACTGTCACGCTGCAGGGGCCCAAGAACATTGTTCAGCAGGTGAAGACTCTACGGAATTTCGAAGTGTTTGTCGATCTGACAGATGCCGAACTAGGGAATCAGCGAGTCCCGATTACAATTAAAGATGTTTCAGACCGCCTGACTGTGACCATCGAACCTGGTTATGCAAATGTCTCCATCCAGGAGAAGGTAACGAAGGAATTTAGGATAGACGCTGAATTCAGCGGAAATATAGTCGAGGAAGGCTATATAGCTGAAAAGCCAATAGTAAAGCCCAATAAAGTGCAAATAACAGGTGGCAAAGATGTTGTTGACAAAATCACTTATGTGAAGGCAACTGTCAATTCATCCGGAAAAATATCAGACACCATCACACGAGAAGCAAGTGTACTTGCTCTGGATAAAGATATGAACAAGCTTGATGTCGTTGTGGTACCTGGGATTGTGGAGGTAACAATCCCGATTAAAAGCTCAAGCAAAAAAGTCCCGATTGATATTGTCCGGAAAGGCACTCCTCTAAGTGGAGTAACAATCGATTCAATAACGTTGGAAACGAAGGAAGCTGAGATCATCGCTGAACCAGGCGTTCTCGAGAAAATTGATAATGTCAGGGTCGAAGTGGATGTCAGCAAGATTGAGGAGGATACGGAAATCACCCTCCCAGTCATTATTAGTGAAGGAATTGTCAAGGTTTCTCCTGAAACAGTAAAAGTGGCCGTGAAAGTCACAAAGGCTTCCGAGAAAAGTATTTCAAACGTTCCAATTGAAATCGATGGGATGGATGAGGGCTATGAAGTCGATTTTCTTGATCCTGCAAACGGCCTGACGAATCTGACCGTTAATGGGCCGAGTGATATTGTTTCGGCCCTTTCACCCGATGATTTCAAGATCTTGATCGATGTGTCGAAACTGGAAGAAGGAAATCATGAAGTTGACATGAAGGTGACAGCACCTCGAAATATAACGTGGAAATTGGCTAAAGAAAAAGCCAGTATATCGGTTGCGAAAAAAGATGCGTAATTGACTGCAATTTTTCATACAAGGAGAGATTTTGAGAATGGGTAAATATTTCGGTACAGACGGAGTACGCGGTGTTGCGAATAGCGAATTAACGCCAGAATTAGCTTTCAAGCTAGGCCGCTTTGGAGGCTATGTCCTCACAAAGGAGCATGAACGCCCTAAGGTTTTGATTGGAAGGGACACACGTATATCTGGACATATGCTTGAAGGAGCGCTAGTTGCCGGTCTATTATCAATCGGAGCGGAAGTGATGAGGCTCGGCGTCATCTCTACTCCAGGGGTAGCGTATTTGACCAAGGCTCTTGGCGCACAGGCCGGAGTCATGATTTCTGCATCGCACAATCCGGTAGCGGATAATGGCATCAAATTCTTTGGCCCGGATGGATATAAGCTATCTGACGATCAAGAGAATGAAATCGAACAATTGATGGATATGGAAGTGGATGAGCTTCCTCGTCCTGTAGGCGCTAATCTTGGGCAGGTAAATGATTACTTCGAAGGCGGCCAAAAGTATCTTCAATATCTTAAGCAATCAGTTGATGAAGAATTCACTGGACTGCATATCGCGCTTGACTGCGCACATGGGGCAACCTCATCATTGGCTACACATTTGTTTGCTGACCTTGATGCTGATACTTCCACAATGGGAGCATCGCCCAATGGCTTGAATATTAATGACGGTGTGGGTTCGACACATCCGGAAGCACTTGCTGAATTCGTGAAGGATAAGGGTGCAGATTTAGGTCTTGCTTTTGACGGAGATGGAGACCGCTTGATTGCGATTGATGAAAAAGGGAATATCGTTGATGGCGACCAGATCATGTACATTTGCGGAAAGTTCATGAAGGAGCGAGGACAGCTCAAGAAGGGAACGGTCGTTTCAACTGTTATGAGCAACCTTGGTTTCTACAAAGGTCTTGAGGAAAACGGAGTGCAAAGCGTCCAAACAGCTGTTGGAGACCGCTATGTTGTTGAAGAGATGAAGAAGAACGGCTATAATCTTGGCGGCGAGCAATCCGGCCATATCATCTTCCTTGACTACAACACAACGGGTGATGGCCTGCTTACTGGCTTGCAACTTGCCAATATCATGAAAGCAACAAACAAGCCGCTTTCTGAACTGGCAGGGGAAATGAAGAAATACCCTCAGGTTCTCGTGAATATCCGAGTGACTGATAAGTATCATGTAACAGATAACGAGAAGGTAAAAGCAGTGATCGAACAGGTTGAAGCAGAAATGAACGGTAACGGCCGTATCCTTGTTCGTCCGTCTGGTACTGAGCCATTGGTACGTGTCATGGCAGAAGCAGCAACAGCAGAGCTTTGCGAAGAATATGTAAGACAAATTGCTGTCGTTGTTGAAGAAGAAATGGGATTAAAGGAATAGGAAAAAAGATTATATGCATAAGGGCTTCGGCACATAGAAGAGCCCTTATGCATATTTATTTATGAAGGGAGTTTCTAGCCTCCCTGTATAGGGTAAATACTTGGGAAGGCAGTTTTCCTTTGTTTTCTAAGCTCTTTTCGTAATATTGTTGTGTTCTCACAGAGTATTATTGTATATCTAATTTAAAAGCTTCCTCGAAAAGAGCCCGATACAGGTAAGAATATGGATGTAAATACATGTTCCAAAAGCAACAATCTATGCGGAAACTGCTGTTTTTATTGACGGATGCATAAGTATCATGTATGATAATCCTGTTTTTGTAAATAAGGCTGATTTTGCAGCAAAAGCCTTAGAACAATCTTATAGAAAGGTGGGCAGTGGTTGATCAAGGGAAAACTAAAGCGCCAGGACTAATCCTTGACCGTATATATGGGTTAGTTGACGAGGTGGAGGTTTATCGAATTTTCGGCGGATGCCTCCCGGCTGAAAGCACAGCCGCGAATTCCATCTTTAAAACGTTAAGGCAACTTAATGCACAAAGAGATGGGGATGCTAAAACTAGCGAGGGTTAGACCTCAAAACAATTATATGAGATAAGGGGGCAAGCTGCCCCTATTAAAAGAGGCTTCTTGCCCCCTGTCGTACAGGAGGAAAGAAGTTATGTGTGGAATCGTTGGATATATTGGAAATAATGACTCAAAAGAGATTTTATTAAAAGGCCTTGAAAAGCTTGAGTACAGGGGCTATGACTCTGCGGGAATCGCAGTCATGAACGAAAAGGGAGTTCACGTTTTTAAGGAAAAAGGACGCATCGCGGACCTTCGCAACGCAGTAGACCTTGATGTAATGGCGAACGCTGGTATTGGACATACTCGTTGGGCTACTCACGGTCCTCCTAGCAAAGTGAACGCTCACCCTCACCAGAGCACAACTGGCAGACTGACTCTTGTTCACAATGGTGTCATCGAGAACTACGATCTATTGAAGCGCGAGTATTTGCAGAATGTCGAAATGAAAAGTGAAACAGACACTGAAATTATCGTTCAGTTGATCGAACTGTTCGTAAAAGAAGGTCTGAGCTTAGAAGAAGCGTTCCGCAAAACGCTGACACTTTTACATGGTTCATATGCACTTGCCCTGATAGATGAGCAAAACGAAGATACCATTTTTGTGGCGAAAAACAAGAGCCCGCTTCTTGTCGGCCTTGGCGATGGCTTCAATGTTGTCGCTAGTGACGCGATGGCAATGATTCAGGTAACTAACCAGTATGTTGAACTGATGGATAAGGAAATGGTCATTGTCACTAAGAACGATGTAACAATCAAAAACCTTAAAGGAGAAGTTGTTTCACGCGCTCCTTACACCGCAGAGATTGATGCAAGCGACATTGAAAAGGGAACATACCCACACTACATGCTCAAAGAAATCGACGAGCAGCCGCTTGTGATGCGTAAAATCGTCCAGAACTACCAGGATGGCGAAGGCGAGCTTGAAATCGATTCTGACATCGTGAAGGCTATGAAAGATGCAGACCGCATCTACGTTATCGCTGCGGGTACTTCCTATCATGCAGGCCTTGTAGGTAAGCAGTTCATCGAAAAATTGGCGAAGATTCCTGTTGAAGTCCATATCTCAAGTGAGTTCGGCTATAACATGCCGCTTCTATCTGAAAAGCCATTGTTCATCTTCATTTCCCAGAGCGGAGAAACTGCGGACAGTCGCCAGGTTCTTGTTCAGGTGAAGGAAATGGGCTACAAAGCATTGACGATTACGAACGTACCTGGTTCAACGCTTTCCCGTGAAGCAGATTATACTCTTCTTCTTCATGCTGGTCCTGAAATCGCGGTCGCTTCTACAAAAGCTTATACAGCACAGCTTGCTGTCCTGGCGATTTTGGCAGAAGTAACAGCTCGCGGAATTGGCCACGAAGTAGACTTTGATCTTGTACAGGAATTAGGAATCGTGGCAACAGCTATGGAAGCTCTTTGCGACGACAAGGAAGAATTCGAAAGCATTGCGCGCGAATACCTGACTGTCACAAGAAACGCATTCTTCATCGGACGCGGAATTGACTTCTACGTAGGCCTTGAAGGCGCATTGAAGCTGAAGGAAATTTCCTACATCCAGGCTGAAGGGTTCGCCGGCGGAGAGCTGAAGCACGGAACAATCGCCTTGATCGAAGAAGGTACACCAGTTATTGCCCTTGCAACTCAAGACTTTGTAAACTTAAGCATCCGTGGAAACGTCAAAGAAGTCGCTGCCCGCGGAGCAAACCCGTGTATCATTTCCATGAGTGGACTGGAAACAGACGAAGACCGTTTCGTCATCCCAGAAGTGCACAGCCTATTAACACCTCTTATCTCAGTAATCCCGCTGCAGTTGATCTCATACTACGCAGCGCTGCACCGCGACTGTGACGTCGATAAGCCGCGTAACCTGGCTAAATCTGTTACGGTTGAATAAAATTTGCGTTGGAACCCAGTCAGCATTTGATGCTGGCTGGGTTTTTGTTTGTAATAGAGCACCGAAAAAGCGAAAATAGCGCTGAGACGGTAAAAGGAACTTCTGCATTGCGTGAAAAAGGTCCACATCCTTTCAACTTATATTTTCATGTAAAGAAGACCCAATATCCAGTGAACATTTTATGGGAAAAAGCCTGCCGATCCTCGACCGGCAGGCTTTTTTGAAAATGTTATTTTTCACTAATCTAAACAAAGGGTCATATAGATAAAAGAATTTTATTCGTCCGCCTCTTCGCCCTGTCTGTTCGTCTGGTAAGGAAGGGTATCCCAGAAGCTAGTATCCATTGTTTCGATAGAGTCATCAGCAATGGCTCTGACTGTCGCATCCAAAGTGGTGATTGTTTGCCTGATCAGGTAGCCGTTGCTCTTCTGGCCTAGTGCATATGATTCGATGTAATGATCGGACATGCCGCGCATCTCGAATAATAGAGTCGAAATGTCATAGCGGACAGCCGCTCCGTTTCGGCCGATGTTTTCACCGGTGCCGCCGCGATATTTGCCGATATGGCCCCAGCCCTTATTCTCAAGCGCATTGTATACAACTGCACCAAGTTTCTTAGAGCCTTCAAGCACATCTGGCTTTACATTTTCATTCGTTGGGTAAAGGATCGATCCAGAAACGAGTTCACCTTCTGTTTCACTGAGCGTGCCCTGGTGATGAAGGTCGATCATGTAATCGATATCATATTTGGCAAAAACATTTTCGTGAAGCGCGCGTGCTTCTGGTTCCATCTCGCTTGTTTCTTTGTCATGCTCACGATTCAAATCCATATAGTTTGCGTTGTAGCGGGTAAGGTGGCGGTCACCATCAGCATGGTAATCTTCGAGTGAGAAGTCGACATCGCCCATAGCTCCATCCGCGTTCAACATCGGAATCACAAGGATGTTCACATTATCAAGCACTCCACTTGTTTTACCAGTGCCTAAGTGTTTAATGAATTCAAGCGCCCCCTCAGTTGTCAGCTGCTCGTTCCCGTGCTGCTGCGTCAGGAACAATACTGTTGGATTTTCCGGGTTAGAAATATACTTTGCCATGTGAATATCGCGGCCTTTGACGGTCTG harbors:
- the rocF gene encoding arginase; this translates as MKKLSIIGMPMDLGQMRRGVDMGPSAIRYAGINERLRVLFDEIEDLGDIAVGRPEVRIDPNSNLRNLELVAEKNSLLADEVDKIIESGSFPLVLGGDHSIAIGTLAGVSKHYKNLGVIWYDAHGDLNTADTSPSGNIHGMPLAASLGLGHEMLTQLGGYTPKVKPENIVIIGARALDDGEKDLIKELGIKVFTMHEVDRLGMATVIEETVNYLKDKTDGVHLSLDLDGLDPTDAPGVGTPVTGGISYRESHLAMEMLAEAKIITSAEFVEVNPILDEKNKTAVAAVALMGSLFGEKLL
- a CDS encoding aspartyl-phosphate phosphatase Spo0E family protein, which translates into the protein MDYISVKARIQSMCAETLLKDIENCRKEMVELAAKTSLSNQRVVDISSKLDHLLNKYYHLSSKKTFLY
- the sigW gene encoding RNA polymerase sigma factor SigW, producing the protein METIVKHRIKQVIKGDQNAYGEIVEVYKDKVFQLCYRMLGNRHEAEDIAQEAFIRAYININSFNQNLKFSTWLYRIATNLCIDRIRKKKPDYFLDAEVPGTEGLTMYSQVPSETPLPEDEVESIELQDTIQKEISKLPDKYRSVIVLKYIEELSLNEISEILDLPLGTVKTRIHRGREALRQQLRHV
- a CDS encoding anti-sigma factor family protein, whose amino-acid sequence is MKCSEQIIDYMHEYLDEEISEEHEKILREHLQSCSDCQEYFRELNKAIALVQSTSHIQASDDFTSKVMAGLPKEKKKTEIQRWFRSHPLLTAASLFLALMTGSIFSTWNEEHQFSVSKQPNLIVENDTVIVPEGEVVKGDVVVRNGKVKIEGEVQGNVTVINGELINGEKYLAAAGNVTGEITEVNEVFEWIWYHIKKTAKSTADLFENDEKEQSFQ
- the cdaA gene encoding diadenylate cyclase CdaA, translated to MSFADFDFLEYLANIVDILLVWFVIYKLIAIIRGTKAVQLLKGIFVILIVKFVSDFFGLNTLSWMMEQVLTWGFLAIIIIFQPELRRALEQLGRGRLFSRSGLQEEEDEEKMVEAIIKATDYMAKRRIGALISIERETGMSDYIETGIQLQSRISSELLINLFIPNTPLHDGAVVIQKNIVAAAACYLPLSESPFISKELGTRHRAALGISEVTDSITIVVSEETGSVSVTRNGELYRDLSGETLRELLTAELISPSRIKQAASTRWNWRGKKNG
- a CDS encoding CdaR family protein, which produces MDKWMDNPWFIKVVALVLAVLLFGSVPKNDPDKPGDVNVPSDEKVETIDDVPVKRVYDTDTLVVSGVPETVTVTLQGPKNIVQQVKTLRNFEVFVDLTDAELGNQRVPITIKDVSDRLTVTIEPGYANVSIQEKVTKEFRIDAEFSGNIVEEGYIAEKPIVKPNKVQITGGKDVVDKITYVKATVNSSGKISDTITREASVLALDKDMNKLDVVVVPGIVEVTIPIKSSSKKVPIDIVRKGTPLSGVTIDSITLETKEAEIIAEPGVLEKIDNVRVEVDVSKIEEDTEITLPVIISEGIVKVSPETVKVAVKVTKASEKSISNVPIEIDGMDEGYEVDFLDPANGLTNLTVNGPSDIVSALSPDDFKILIDVSKLEEGNHEVDMKVTAPRNITWKLAKEKASISVAKKDA
- the glmM gene encoding phosphoglucosamine mutase, whose translation is MGKYFGTDGVRGVANSELTPELAFKLGRFGGYVLTKEHERPKVLIGRDTRISGHMLEGALVAGLLSIGAEVMRLGVISTPGVAYLTKALGAQAGVMISASHNPVADNGIKFFGPDGYKLSDDQENEIEQLMDMEVDELPRPVGANLGQVNDYFEGGQKYLQYLKQSVDEEFTGLHIALDCAHGATSSLATHLFADLDADTSTMGASPNGLNINDGVGSTHPEALAEFVKDKGADLGLAFDGDGDRLIAIDEKGNIVDGDQIMYICGKFMKERGQLKKGTVVSTVMSNLGFYKGLEENGVQSVQTAVGDRYVVEEMKKNGYNLGGEQSGHIIFLDYNTTGDGLLTGLQLANIMKATNKPLSELAGEMKKYPQVLVNIRVTDKYHVTDNEKVKAVIEQVEAEMNGNGRILVRPSGTEPLVRVMAEAATAELCEEYVRQIAVVVEEEMGLKE
- the glmS gene encoding glutamine--fructose-6-phosphate transaminase (isomerizing); this translates as MCGIVGYIGNNDSKEILLKGLEKLEYRGYDSAGIAVMNEKGVHVFKEKGRIADLRNAVDLDVMANAGIGHTRWATHGPPSKVNAHPHQSTTGRLTLVHNGVIENYDLLKREYLQNVEMKSETDTEIIVQLIELFVKEGLSLEEAFRKTLTLLHGSYALALIDEQNEDTIFVAKNKSPLLVGLGDGFNVVASDAMAMIQVTNQYVELMDKEMVIVTKNDVTIKNLKGEVVSRAPYTAEIDASDIEKGTYPHYMLKEIDEQPLVMRKIVQNYQDGEGELEIDSDIVKAMKDADRIYVIAAGTSYHAGLVGKQFIEKLAKIPVEVHISSEFGYNMPLLSEKPLFIFISQSGETADSRQVLVQVKEMGYKALTITNVPGSTLSREADYTLLLHAGPEIAVASTKAYTAQLAVLAILAEVTARGIGHEVDFDLVQELGIVATAMEALCDDKEEFESIAREYLTVTRNAFFIGRGIDFYVGLEGALKLKEISYIQAEGFAGGELKHGTIALIEEGTPVIALATQDFVNLSIRGNVKEVAARGANPCIISMSGLETDEDRFVIPEVHSLLTPLISVIPLQLISYYAALHRDCDVDKPRNLAKSVTVE
- a CDS encoding M14 family zinc carboxypeptidase, yielding MNLKKKVLSVSLSSMMALGAVTAVALPAGAVGNGPSAGNGSVQTSILHTYESLVDYLKTQDAKQEAMELEVIGQTVKGRDIHMAKYISNPENPTVLFLTQQHGNEQLTTEGALEFIKHLGTGKTSGVLDNVNILVIPMLNADGAMGDVDFSLEDYHADGDRHLTRYNANYMDLNREHDKETSEMEPEARALHENVFAKYDIDYMIDLHHQGTLSETEGELVSGSILYPTNENVKPDVLEGSKKLGAVVYNALENKGWGHIGKYRGGTGENIGRNGAAVRYDISTLLFEMRGMSDHYIESYALGQKSNGYLIRQTITTLDATVRAIADDSIETMDTSFWDTLPYQTNRQGEEADE